The segment GGACGCTCTCACAATCCGCTGAAACTGAGTTGCGGCCAACCATAAACTGCGGCACGAGAACATCGCGCAGCGCCGGAATAACCGCAATGAACTTCTTCAACAATTGGTATATGCATTTGCTCGTATACCGGCGCTCAACGAAGACCAAGCAGCAAATATCCTTGGCATCCTTGCCCGAGAACGTTTTCTGCACGTAATGCAAAAATCTCTGCACCTTGGGAGTCAAAAAGTTCATGATGGTTTCCATCGTGTGGACTGCGTCATCGGGTTCCGTATCATCGTCGACCAAATCGCGAAGCTTTTACTTTAGCATGTGATTGATCCGGTTACACAGACAGATGGCCAACTTATATATGTGGGTCAGGGCAAAGGTTTCCGACTGATGCAGCTTGATTTCAAACTCTAGAATCACCGATACTATGGCCATGGCTGCCGCATATACGCCGTAGTGCTCCAGCTGGTACTGGAAGTCGTTGAGCAGAGTCTTTATATATCCTTTCTTCTGCGGATCGCGGGGGGTCGACAGTCCCTTGGAATAGCGCGTAGGCTGTTTGCCAATCTCCAAATCGTCTAGGCGTACGTTGAAGTGCTCAATGCATCTATGTATGGCGTGCCTAATCACAAGGCTCCCCACTTGGTCTGGATAAGTCCTTAAACACTCCCTTGGTTTGGTGGAGTAGctgcaaaaaataaacagaactGCTATAGCGTGATTTCTTCTATGGAAAGGGCTTAAAAGGTCTCACAGCATCACGTTTTTCAATTCCTCCGTGTCGGACACGGTGATGATATTGCTTCTGTAGGTCGTCTCCAGCTCTCTGAGCTTTAGAGCGACCAGCTTAAATTCGTTGCCTTTAATGAGTACACCCGTCAGTCCCAAAACGCGCGGCAGTGGCGTGTTTCGATCAGCGAGTAAAAACAGATGCATGAACTCATGGTAGGGATGGTGGCCAGTGCCATGGTGGCACTCGTCTATAATCACGATGCTCACAGAGCTCAGCTCCAAGTACTTCTGGGTGACCATATTCAACATTACTTGGGCTGTGCCCACCAGAACCTATTGTCGTTGTAAGATATAAGAAAATTCAATTAGAAAAAAAAGCCAGGGCCAAATTTGTAAAGCACTTGGAAGCACAAATACTAGTGCATCCGTTCTATATAAACGAATATCAGAAATGCATATTGGTTTGATGAGGCGTCATGAGCTCGACACTAACTTGGCTATCGCTTATTTCGTGGCTCCATTTTATCTTCGACCAGTCGTCGACGCCCTGCTCCCCCAATAAGAACCCCACTTTGAGATTTGAGAACTTCCTCACGGCCATTGCCTGCTGGCGAGCTAGCTCGACTGTATTGCACATAAATATAGCTCGTTTTCCGCCCTCCTCGATTGATCTGTAGGAGTGTAAACAAATCCGAGAATTCAGTTCAAcagctacatacatatgtatttgctTATGTATGAGTGTGTTTGCAAAATTCCAGTATGAAAAAAAATGCAAGCGACTTACTTGTCCATGTCTTTGGAGAATCGCTTCAGGGCCAGGATGGCCACGTATGTCTTGCCAGATCCGGTCGGCAAGTAGATTATCCCATAATATGTTCTTCATAATATGATCCACGAGACGCAGCTGATAGCTGCGAGGCTGCAACAAATGCGAATGCATTTTTACAATTCAGCAAAAAGTATAaacttatgtacatatatgcactggaatttatattatttatacctTTATTTCGGATTCCCCACTATGCACGTTGTCTGCCATGATGATCCTATTTGCTCCGGGTGCCAGCTAAAAGTggtgaaataaaataaaattcagTGACTGCAGGCACAAGCTCGCCAACTAAGATGATTGCTGACGTGGCTATAATGACACAGCAGGTTTTTCTGGATGTGGCCAGCTACTAGCTGGAAGTACGGGGACTTACATTTTTTTCCAGTCACCGTTCTCTGTGTGCGGAAAACACCGCGATGGACGCGCAGGTTGACCGGCAAATGTCTCGCCTCAACTTTGTTTTAATTGAACTTTGTTCCACCGATATATTGTATTGAACAAGTATTTGATCAGATAAGATAATAAATTCCAAGAGctgaataaataaattgccaaaaaaagaaaatgaagTCCTGTCCCTCAGTATTATCCGCGGGTTTATCgctaaaatataccgtccgaccctcagaaaaatataccgaaatgtaCCGTCTCAtttcaaaaatataccgtaaatatactgacgaattcaagttctattttacatattcctcgtttatgatattccgtggaatattactagctatatagaacattaagccatgcccacatagttttatccgatTAGTGAATGTATTTGCGAATTGACTagtttattttaaacacttgcttttattggatcttGTCTAAAAGAAGGTATTAGTGAAATaggtcaacaaaaaaacggttttagcgaaataagtcaaaacaaaaaaacgaggctagtcgttcatattgctcaatttagagattccgttgaataattctggctaACTGAAAACCCTTAGTTCGGCTCACATAATTTTAGGCCGTTGATAAATATATTTTCTACAaaattggttagtttttagtccttgcttttattgtattttgacttaaacaaggtttaaacaaaatagttcaacaaaaaaacagtcgcaatgttgctggtatttaaagacatgatgcgtgtatagccctttgtataccctgttttccaaaatgtttttaaaacgtaattgaTGAAGaaattttctcaaattgatatgtgttagacatattcatgcatgattattcttggtctctgtagAAAGAAATCGTTTGTTGCGTGACCTTCCATCCATGGCCACAATTATTAGTTattgatctgaattatgaagtctagtgtaataTTTGCACGTACCTGTTtatattaatttgatttatttattaattcttttccacttttttaataaatgtttACACAAAAGACTCTTCCAGCGATTAGATGTTGTACAGAAGTGAACAAAATCAACGCATAAAGCaaacgaggaaaacaaattaattttgtttgtgtaaattcttgtctctttcattccacgagcgcaactacagtaaaatatcacgatTAACTTACCATTTCGGTGCTTATTGCATGTCGTGGCTCGGTAAAAACTAGCTGAGTGGGCACTGTAACTCCACGGAATTGCGGTTATTTGCCGCCTTCAAAAACAAACCGAAGGCGGCTTCGTTTTTCGGTTATTTTTcgactggtccgcgttcgcttcccgcgtaactagttgcagaactagtacattgtagtcgacgaagacctggtccacgttcgcttcccgcgtaactagttgcgaAGCCATCAATATCGTCAGGGCTCGCGTTGGCTCGCATCTTGGTGCTCTTCAACTGAAGATCGAGCAGCTGCGACAATGGCTTATCAACGTCCGGCTTGCAAATGCCGAAGTATTCCAGCATGCGGAAGCCATGTTGCAATCCATAGTTTCTCACAACGACTCCCAGAAGGGCCTCCAGAGTGTCAGCCACCACCTTGTTCTGAACAGCGACCTCACCAAAGAAGTAGTTCACGCCGGAGGAGAAGTCTCTTGCAACCTTGCACAAAGCGACGATAGGTATCCTCGTTGCAACGACCTGCCAGAATCTCCTCGTCACTAAGGGCCAGATTGAAGAGATTATGGGGACCAATCAGTTTGGGAAAGCTCGGCTGCTCCGTCCACACATCCAAGACATCTTCGGGCAGATTAATGCTGGGCGGAAGCCACGTTACTCTGGGGTCGAACATACTGCAGCTAATACGACTGGGAATATCCGTCTTCCTGAGGCAATACATCAGGTTCTTGTTGGACACCAGCCTCGACTTGACCTTCGTGAGCGTGCCTTCGTTCCAGTCGGGATACCTGCTGGCCAGGTAAAGACTGGCACTCATCTTGAGAAACGAGTCACCCAACAGCTCCGCTCGCTCCATATCATAAAAATCGGCAGATCCCGCTGTGGTGATGGCCGCCAGGAACTCACCCTGGTGGGCCGGAGTGATGTGATCATCGGAAACGCTCTTCATCAGAACCGGCAACACATTCAACGACTGTGGTTTGGGAGCTGAGCTGGTCGGCGGGAGCAGGGCAGGCCGGGCGGCAGGGGGCATTGCTGGACTCCTGGTCTCATAGATGTTCCCTTTAGGCATCTTGAACTGCGTCTCCAGCCAGAACTCCCTGTCGTCCTGCTCCATTTTGTCGAGAGACGCCACTTGGCCGGATATAAAATTGTTGTAATAGTTCAACTCCACGGTATAGGCGGACATGATGTTCCGGGGTAGGTCTACGGGTTTTGAGGTACTGCTGCCACGAATGTTGTAAGTCGCGTATCTGCAGTGTCTTCATCCCAATCTCAACTTCTTTGATGGGTAGGGGCTCAAGAATGGAGCGTGACCCTTCTTAATAATCATTGGGAACGGCATTGCCATGGGAATCCACATTGCGGCGCAACGACCAGTCGATCTCCAAGAGCTTTGGCCTATAGTCAACTCCATTTTGAGGCAGATGTTGCAGCCCCAGGTAGGTATTGAAGCGTTGTCGTAATGCCTCAGCATGCAGCATGAAGTGGAGCCGGTTCAAGATGCTGGGTAGAAACACTGCTTTTATCCAGAGGTCGCCGGGGAAATCGAAATTAAAGCAGAGCTCCGGAATGAGGATGATCTTGACCCTGGCCTTGCTCTGGGCCGACGTCTTGCCCCGCTGCTGGACATAGAAGTTCAGTTGCTCCGTAAGATCGCGCACCTCGATCAGGAACTGGTCCATGCGAACAATTCCTTCGATGTCATCGCCATACTTGGACGTGGTGAACTCGCCATAGCTCGTGTTCTGGTGGTTGCTTTCCATCAGGCTGCTCGGAGTCAGGTCTCTGCGCACCTTGTGCACGAGCATTCGCTTGCTCGCGAAGTTGGCATACCACTGAGTCACAATTTTCCCCTCATAGTCCTCTGGACGCGGCGCTCGCTGTTCCTTGCGCTACTTCACACTGACAGGCTTCGGGGTGGGCAGACGCTGGAACTGACGGACCAGCGGCCAGTCCACCACATTCTGATGCTTTGCGCCCACGGCTAGAGGCACGATCAGGTAGGAGTTGTCCTTGCTTCGACGATCCAGTACAAAGCAGGGATGCCAGATCTTAAACAGATCGCGGAACAGCATTCCATGGAACTGATGAAGTTGCTCCAGCTGCTCCGCACTTGCAATAA is part of the Drosophila miranda strain MSH22 chromosome Y unlocalized genomic scaffold, D.miranda_PacBio2.1 Contig_Y1_pilon, whole genome shotgun sequence genome and harbors:
- the LOC117189732 gene encoding endoribonuclease Dicer homolog 2-like, with the protein product MDKSIEEGGKRAIFMCNTVELARQQAMAVRKFSNLKVGFLLGEQGVDDWSKIKWSHEISDSQVLVGTAQVMLNMVTQKYLELSSVSIVIIDECHHGTGHHPYHEFMHLFLLADRNTPLPRVLGLTGVLIKGNEFKLVALKLRELETTYRSNIITVSDTEELKNVMLYSTKPRECLRTYPDQVGSLVIRHAIHRCIEHFNVRLDDLEIGKQPTRYSKGLSTPRDPQKKGYIKTLLNDFQYQLEHYGVYAAAMAIVSVILEFEIKLHQSETFALTHIYKLAICLCNRINHMLK